A genomic window from Bacillota bacterium includes:
- a CDS encoding TolC family protein translates to MLRRIRSGLSRGTVVVIVATALIAWSPPAFGETGGAGQGEAPKTSQLITLEEVYNRAQASSLSMAQARLAVKQAELAYDQASRTADAVEDKNATTWDLRLVKYYSPVVALNAVEQARAGLKNSEKSLYLLVSKSYYDVLKAEGTVAAASAAVERSQGHLAVARARYDAGTVPRTEVLSAEVALASAKVDLTSARNLRELALVTLKQVAGIEDSTAFRVTEEGLSPDGGAVEPLDISKVMDPVLAARPDVRAARDRLSEAELRQRLASEFFSPNVWTVRQAALDVESAGIGLQQAEDAAVLDVRTSYQALVEAAQRYEMNSKALDQAKENLRLASLRYESGFGTFLEITTAEALLKGVEASVIQSRFDLGFAGARFDFITEGGQLK, encoded by the coding sequence TTGTTGAGGAGAATCCGGAGTGGACTGTCTCGTGGAACCGTCGTGGTTATCGTGGCAACGGCGCTCATCGCTTGGTCCCCGCCGGCCTTCGGGGAAACGGGCGGGGCCGGGCAGGGGGAGGCCCCTAAGACTTCCCAGCTGATCACGCTGGAGGAGGTCTACAACCGCGCCCAGGCGTCGAGCCTGTCGATGGCCCAGGCGAGGCTCGCGGTGAAGCAGGCCGAGCTCGCGTACGACCAGGCCTCGCGCACGGCAGACGCCGTCGAGGACAAGAACGCCACAACCTGGGATCTGCGCCTCGTCAAGTACTACAGCCCGGTGGTGGCGTTGAACGCCGTTGAACAGGCCCGGGCCGGTTTGAAGAATTCCGAAAAATCCCTCTACCTTCTGGTTTCAAAATCGTATTACGATGTGTTGAAGGCGGAAGGCACGGTTGCGGCAGCCTCGGCGGCAGTGGAGCGATCGCAGGGTCACCTCGCGGTCGCGCGGGCGAGGTACGACGCGGGCACTGTGCCGAGGACGGAGGTACTTTCGGCGGAGGTCGCCCTCGCGTCGGCGAAGGTGGATCTCACTTCCGCCCGGAACCTGCGTGAACTGGCGCTGGTCACCCTGAAGCAGGTTGCCGGCATTGAGGATTCGACGGCGTTCCGGGTGACCGAGGAGGGGCTCAGCCCGGACGGGGGCGCGGTGGAACCGCTTGACATCTCGAAGGTCATGGACCCTGTCCTGGCGGCGAGGCCTGATGTGCGCGCCGCAAGGGACCGTCTTTCCGAGGCTGAACTGAGACAACGCCTCGCATCGGAGTTCTTCAGCCCCAACGTCTGGACTGTCAGGCAGGCGGCCCTGGACGTCGAGTCGGCCGGGATCGGCCTACAGCAGGCTGAGGATGCGGCGGTCCTCGATGTTCGGACGTCATACCAGGCGCTGGTGGAAGCGGCGCAGCGTTACGAGATGAACTCGAAAGCGCTTGACCAGGCGAAGGAGAACCTGCGCCTTGCCAGTCTACGATACGAATCGGGCTTCGGCACGTTTCTCGAGATAACGACCGCGGAGGCCTTGCTTAAGGGCGTCGAGGCGTCGGTGATACAGTCGAGATTCGATTTGGGGTTCGCGGGAGCGAGGTTCGACTTCATCACGGAAGGTGGCCAGTTGAAGTAG